From a region of the Cucumis sativus cultivar 9930 chromosome 6, Cucumber_9930_V3, whole genome shotgun sequence genome:
- the LOC101210554 gene encoding uncharacterized protein LOC101210554, translating into MAKAMIASQPLLSNHSFPVIKPYTLTSPLSPFRFFRPQQPLLSPLISTTTPFSLSPNRRNCSLTRPAARRKPTFVDSTDFSNDGDSNVRRLLQVLLWGAEAVYILWLFLLPYAPGDPVWAISSETVNSLLGLSLNFFFVLPAMNSVGIRLIDAPVLHPMSEGLFNFVIAWTLMFAPLLFTDRKRDQYSGSLDLLWGFQMFLTNTFLIPYMAIRLNEASEDSAPQPQSKLGTLMTNGAPVVGVIGGAMCIISIIWSFVGRADGNFGGVAERWEFLIQYLSSERLAYAFIWDICLYSVFQPWLIGENLQNVKESKIGVVSSLRFVPVVGLIAYLLFLKLDEEL; encoded by the exons ATGGCGAAGGCCATGATAGCATCTCAACCTTTGCTCTCCAACCACTCCTTTCCGGTGATTAAACCCTACACTCTAACTTCCCCCCTCTCTCCTTTCCGTTTCTTCAGACCACAACAACCACTGCTCTCTCCTTTAATCTCCACCACCACTCCCTTCTCACTCTCACCCAATCGCCGGAATTGTTCTCTTACCCGCCCTGCCGCTCGCAGGAAACCCACATTCGTTGATTCTACAGACTTTTCCAACGACGGTGATTCCAATGTCCGACGGTTGCTTCAAGTTCTGCTCTGGGGTGCTGAGGCTGTTTACATTTTGTGGCTATTTCTCCTTCCTTATGCTCCG GGAGATCCTGTGTGGGCAATCAGTTCAGAAACTGTGAATTCTCTTCTGGGTCTTTCTCTGAATTTCTTCTTTGTATTGCCTGCTATGAACTCTG TGGGCATTCGTTTGATTGATGCTCCTGTTCTTCACCCA ATGTCTGAGGGattgttcaattttgttatCGCATGGACGCTCATGTTTGCTCCCCTGCTGTTCACGGATCGAAAGAGGGACCAATACAGTGGTTCATTAGACTTATTGTGGGGCTTTCAGATGTTCCTTACGAACA CCTTTTTGATACCTTATATGGCTATCCGGCTTAATGAGGCTAGTGAAGACTCTGCCCCACAACCGCAGTCGAAGCTGGGCACTTTGATGACCAATGGAGCTCCTGTCGTTGGCGTGATCGGTGGTGCAATGTGCATCATATCGATAATATGGTCGTTCGTTGGTCGAGCGGATGGTAACTTTGGAGGTGTAGCAGAGAGATGGGAGTTCTTGATCCAATATCTATCTTCAGAGAGGTTAGCTTATGCTTTTATTTGGGATATTTGCCTTTACAGTGTATTCCAGCCTTGGTTGATTGGAGAAAACCTTCAAAATGTTAAGGAGAGCAAGATTGGAGTTGTAAGTTCCCTTAGATTTGTCCCTGTGGTTGGCTTAATTGcctatcttctttttctcaaacttGATGAGGAATTATAA